One part of the Nostoc sp. PCC 7120 = FACHB-418 genome encodes these proteins:
- a CDS encoding cyanoexosortase A system-associated protein has translation MHWKEIRIKFLILIFGTGILIIGKLFLFPNLNKPKINVSVFPEKVPLNEWQFIVTSHNNLPTTNEDNQYQLLEQKHYRYVKNNLPLDIKIHYLENLYYADISAYIKKNLDIQSSSVMRHQKGIGYYGLGIDKQKAYLSTCINSRGGSTFTHEQFRHNRFSQDIQLERIIPILLGKEMLLDKRCLWVHLSIPIRNSSPEEAYQILEKAWFSWYRWWQPRFPKP, from the coding sequence ATGCACTGGAAAGAAATTCGCATTAAATTTTTAATCTTAATCTTTGGTACAGGAATATTGATTATAGGTAAATTATTTTTATTTCCTAATTTAAATAAACCGAAAATTAACGTTTCAGTTTTTCCTGAAAAAGTTCCATTAAATGAATGGCAATTCATAGTGACGAGTCACAATAATTTACCGACTACAAATGAAGATAACCAATATCAGCTATTAGAACAAAAACATTATCGATATGTTAAAAATAACTTACCCCTAGATATCAAAATACATTATCTGGAAAACTTATACTATGCAGATATTAGTGCATACATTAAAAAAAATCTTGACATACAGTCCTCTTCTGTTATGCGCCATCAAAAGGGAATAGGTTACTACGGCTTGGGTATAGACAAACAGAAAGCTTATTTAAGTACCTGTATTAATTCACGGGGAGGAAGTACCTTTACTCATGAACAATTCCGGCACAACCGCTTTTCTCAAGATATCCAATTAGAACGTATAATACCTATTCTATTAGGTAAGGAAATGCTTTTAGACAAACGTTGTCTGTGGGTGCATTTATCAATCCCAATACGGAATTCTTCACCAGAAGAAGCCTACCAAATATTAGAGAAAGCTTGGTTTTCTTGGTACCGTTGGTGGCAACCTCGATTTCCCAAACCCTAG
- the crtA gene encoding cyanoexosortase A, with product MQNRISTSLNNAEFWLLGIAASLIVINLTLVWRRDDPTSFYINFLFFITIYSFLKEKYHILNLQSGILSSLLGILLIAVVFTSSLFQVNIGILFLLLPLISGFGLALLASGYKGLRQYKKEFLVLGFLTIRNLLGLYQPDISLLTAKLSTAILWYTGFKVKRSGIMIHLPTGSIEVYSACSGMDVIIDLLSLAVLFIFMFDINLLQKFIVPIVAAVIAFVVNGFRVSLMGILVAQGNKQAFEYWHTGDGSLVFSMIASLFFCCFCWFLLSQNEQENKTN from the coding sequence ATGCAAAATAGGATATCAACATCACTAAATAATGCTGAATTCTGGCTGTTGGGCATAGCAGCCTCATTAATAGTAATTAACTTAACACTAGTTTGGCGAAGAGATGACCCTACAAGTTTTTACATAAATTTTCTATTTTTTATTACAATATATTCTTTCCTTAAAGAAAAATACCACATCTTAAATTTACAAAGTGGAATTTTATCTAGTTTGTTAGGTATATTGTTGATTGCAGTAGTATTTACTAGTAGTTTATTTCAAGTAAATATTGGTATATTATTCTTACTTCTTCCTTTGATATCTGGCTTTGGTCTCGCGCTACTGGCTTCTGGTTACAAGGGGCTAAGGCAATACAAAAAAGAGTTTCTAGTCTTAGGTTTTCTTACCATACGTAATTTACTGGGGTTATATCAACCAGACATATCACTTCTAACTGCTAAATTATCTACAGCCATTCTTTGGTACACAGGATTTAAAGTGAAACGTTCTGGAATCATGATTCATCTGCCAACAGGAAGTATAGAAGTATATTCTGCCTGTTCTGGTATGGACGTTATCATAGATTTATTAAGCCTAGCAGTACTATTTATTTTCATGTTTGACATAAATTTGCTACAAAAGTTTATAGTACCAATAGTAGCGGCAGTAATAGCATTTGTTGTTAATGGTTTCAGAGTTTCCTTAATGGGGATTTTAGTAGCCCAAGGTAATAAACAAGCTTTTGAATATTGGCATACAGGTGATGGTTCTCTCGTATTTTCTATGATAGCTAGTCTATTTTTCTGTTGTTTTTGCTGGTTTTTATTAAGTCAAAATGAACAAGAAAATAAAACTAATTAA
- a CDS encoding PEP-CTERM sorting domain-containing protein: MANLSILKNVAAVAVASAVAVMATTGKASAAVTFNLGGSPTEVAPDFEYVQGSISFLATGSGAISLPFIGTNRNVYRSTEGLGVTITGSTLERNQVDGFVAPETLNFAFNQTVRLLSVGFTRVGSGLIINDDFTFLKNGIVVSTQDIPGGNSNDTGTGTFTFNPVQVGNSFGFRAGQLNDDFYVSSLTVETVPEPITMAGLALGSGFGVLLRRKYKKSATVSNQLSS, encoded by the coding sequence ATGGCAAATTTGAGCATACTTAAAAACGTCGCTGCTGTGGCTGTGGCTTCTGCGGTAGCGGTAATGGCTACCACAGGAAAAGCTTCAGCAGCTGTCACCTTCAACCTGGGTGGTTCTCCTACTGAGGTCGCACCGGACTTTGAATATGTCCAAGGTAGTATTTCCTTTCTAGCAACAGGAAGCGGTGCTATATCATTACCTTTCATAGGAACAAATAGAAACGTTTATCGTTCAACCGAAGGTTTGGGGGTAACAATTACTGGATCAACCCTTGAACGCAATCAAGTTGATGGGTTTGTAGCTCCCGAAACACTAAACTTCGCTTTTAACCAAACTGTAAGGCTGCTCTCGGTCGGCTTCACTAGAGTTGGTAGCGGACTTATCATAAATGATGATTTCACTTTCCTAAAAAATGGTATCGTAGTATCTACCCAGGATATTCCTGGGGGCAATTCAAATGATACTGGCACTGGTACATTCACTTTTAACCCTGTTCAAGTTGGTAACTCTTTTGGATTCAGAGCAGGTCAGCTCAATGATGACTTTTACGTCAGCAGTCTCACTGTTGAGACTGTTCCCGAACCAATCACTATGGCAGGACTCGCTCTAGGTTCTGGGTTTGGTGTACTACTCCGCAGAAAATACAAAAAGTCTGCAACTGTCTCTAACCAGTTGAGCAGTTAA
- a CDS encoding Tex family protein: protein MLNIPQLLATELELKPFQVQNALELLAEGATIPFISRYRKERTGEMNEVQLRDLSDRYTYLTELEERKSVILKAITEQNKLTDELKEKIVSCLQKTELEDLYLPYRQKRRTRATIAREKGLQPLADFIKSLNTKNPISTSLPEEAAKYISEALGVTTADEALKGAADILAEEVAEKAELRAYIRDYLLEDGVFVSRIKDDYPEGTTKFEMYRNYQIKVKNIAPHNLLALCRGESEGILKFEVTFEEDLILSYLESQEIKTKVRNIRDFYQAMLKDAFNRLMKNSLIGEVIAEKKTYADVESIRTFEINLRELLLSAPAGMKPTMAVDPGFRTGCKVAIIDQTGKFLEYQAVFPHQAAEQRTKAAQTLKNLIEKYKIELIAIGNGTASRETDEFVMQVLQTLDRKPVKVMVNESGASIYSASKVALEEFPDLDVTVRGAISIGRRLQDPLAELVKIDPKSIGVGQYQHDVDQKLLKKKLDETVESCVNYVGVDLNTASKELLTFVSGITPAVANNIVAYRNQYGAFKNRRQLLKVPKLGPKAFEQAAGFLRICGGENPLDNTAVHPESYAVVEAIASDLSVTLNQVTQIAEKLKKANLQKYVTDTVGEPTLRDILSELEKPGRDPRAEFKYATFKEGITEITDLQEGMELEGIVTNVANFGAFVDIGVHQDGLVHISQLADRFVDDPKKVVKVGQVVKVRVLEVNAKLRRISLSMKAVKQ, encoded by the coding sequence ATGCTGAACATTCCTCAACTACTGGCAACTGAACTAGAACTCAAACCCTTTCAGGTGCAAAATGCGCTGGAACTTTTGGCGGAGGGTGCGACTATTCCTTTTATTTCCCGTTATCGCAAAGAACGCACTGGTGAGATGAATGAGGTGCAGTTGCGTGATTTGTCTGATAGGTATACTTACTTAACAGAATTAGAAGAAAGAAAGTCGGTAATTTTGAAAGCTATTACCGAACAGAATAAACTGACGGATGAACTAAAAGAGAAAATCGTCTCTTGTTTACAAAAAACTGAACTTGAGGATTTATACTTACCCTATCGTCAAAAGCGCCGCACTCGTGCCACTATCGCCAGAGAGAAGGGATTACAACCTCTTGCAGACTTCATTAAATCTTTAAATACTAAGAACCCTATTTCTACATCATTACCAGAAGAAGCAGCAAAATATATTTCGGAAGCGCTGGGGGTAACTACTGCCGATGAAGCGCTTAAGGGTGCGGCTGATATTTTAGCGGAAGAAGTGGCGGAGAAAGCAGAGTTACGGGCTTATATTAGAGATTATCTGTTGGAAGATGGGGTGTTTGTCTCCCGCATTAAAGATGATTATCCAGAAGGTACAACAAAATTTGAAATGTACCGCAACTATCAAATTAAGGTAAAAAATATTGCCCCGCATAATTTGCTGGCGTTGTGTCGGGGCGAAAGTGAGGGAATATTAAAGTTTGAGGTGACTTTTGAGGAAGATTTGATCCTGTCTTATCTAGAATCGCAGGAGATTAAAACAAAAGTCCGGAATATTCGAGATTTTTATCAGGCGATGCTCAAAGATGCTTTCAACCGCTTGATGAAAAATTCTCTGATTGGAGAAGTCATTGCGGAGAAGAAAACCTATGCGGATGTTGAGTCTATTCGGACGTTTGAAATCAATTTACGGGAATTGTTGCTATCAGCACCAGCAGGGATGAAACCAACGATGGCAGTTGACCCTGGTTTTAGAACTGGCTGTAAAGTGGCAATCATTGACCAAACCGGGAAATTTTTGGAATATCAAGCAGTGTTTCCCCACCAAGCTGCGGAACAACGGACGAAAGCGGCGCAAACTCTTAAAAATCTGATTGAAAAATACAAAATTGAGTTAATTGCTATCGGTAACGGTACAGCATCACGCGAAACAGATGAGTTTGTTATGCAGGTATTACAAACACTAGACCGTAAACCTGTCAAGGTGATGGTAAATGAGTCTGGTGCATCTATATATTCGGCTAGTAAAGTCGCACTGGAAGAGTTTCCTGATTTAGATGTGACGGTGCGGGGTGCAATTAGTATTGGTCGGCGTTTGCAAGACCCGTTAGCGGAATTGGTGAAAATTGATCCGAAATCGATTGGTGTGGGACAATACCAGCACGATGTAGATCAGAAGTTGTTGAAGAAGAAATTAGATGAGACTGTAGAAAGTTGCGTTAACTACGTGGGTGTAGATTTAAATACTGCTTCCAAAGAACTGTTAACTTTTGTTTCAGGAATTACACCAGCAGTTGCTAATAATATTGTGGCTTACCGGAACCAGTATGGAGCATTTAAAAATCGCCGGCAACTGCTGAAGGTTCCCAAGTTGGGGCCGAAAGCTTTTGAACAGGCGGCTGGGTTTCTGCGGATTTGTGGCGGTGAGAACCCTTTAGATAATACAGCAGTGCATCCAGAAAGTTATGCAGTAGTGGAAGCGATCGCCTCTGACTTAAGTGTAACTTTAAATCAGGTGACGCAAATTGCCGAAAAACTCAAAAAAGCCAACTTGCAGAAATATGTCACTGATACAGTTGGTGAACCGACACTGCGGGACATTCTCAGCGAATTAGAAAAACCAGGGAGAGACCCCCGCGCCGAATTTAAGTACGCCACCTTTAAGGAAGGGATTACAGAAATCACCGACTTACAAGAGGGAATGGAATTGGAAGGGATTGTCACCAATGTTGCTAACTTTGGTGCATTCGTCGATATTGGCGTTCATCAAGATGGTTTGGTGCATATCTCCCAACTGGCTGATAGATTTGTTGATGACCCGAAGAAAGTTGTCAAAGTGGGACAAGTAGTTAAGGTGAGAGTGCTGGAAGTCAACGCCAAATTAAGACGAATTAGTTTGTCGATGAAAGCAGTGAAGCAATAG
- a CDS encoding RuBisCO accumulation factor 1, translating into MTELPPNAPNPENATNELAQELLRKLRQKQGNWVEWGQAIASLQKSGYNPQDIFEATGFEPVQQNQVIVGSQVYNSLEKSGASAATLAHYATRGSDVLYELRLLTHEERAAAGDLTFTHKVDADEAREIAKAIKDFSRFRILPEGFSNHPGDAVAYQAWKLARQYSDLQERSRLIARGLRFAHSETARKQIEQLLVDFTVVSQRPAPIPPFFRFDTEDELPRIVPVVGQLPLKAEELKAVPLVEEIEPFRLVKFSGEQAWVALPGWQVLLAAEDPVTILATSDRFPKQNQTEPGPVLVVVDRSQREWNDFSYFVVDHDGELDFQWFETKPEFPILGKVIILVRPRRILDENVTKDSWQIDE; encoded by the coding sequence ATGACTGAATTACCACCAAACGCTCCTAATCCTGAGAATGCTACCAATGAATTGGCGCAAGAATTGTTACGAAAATTAAGACAAAAACAAGGTAATTGGGTGGAATGGGGTCAGGCGATCGCCTCTCTACAAAAATCTGGTTACAATCCTCAAGATATTTTTGAAGCAACTGGATTTGAACCAGTACAACAAAATCAGGTAATTGTTGGCTCTCAAGTTTATAATTCTTTAGAAAAATCAGGCGCATCAGCAGCTACACTGGCGCACTATGCTACACGTGGAAGTGATGTTTTATATGAACTACGTTTGCTCACCCATGAAGAACGAGCGGCGGCGGGTGATTTGACGTTTACTCATAAAGTCGATGCAGATGAAGCGCGGGAAATAGCCAAAGCGATTAAAGATTTCTCTCGTTTCCGCATTTTACCAGAAGGATTCTCTAACCATCCTGGGGATGCAGTCGCCTATCAAGCTTGGAAATTAGCACGGCAATATTCAGATTTGCAAGAGCGATCGCGTCTTATTGCTAGAGGGTTACGTTTTGCTCACAGCGAAACAGCTAGGAAACAAATCGAGCAATTACTAGTAGATTTTACGGTTGTTTCCCAGCGTCCGGCTCCTATTCCGCCCTTTTTCCGCTTCGATACAGAAGATGAATTACCACGGATTGTTCCTGTAGTAGGTCAGTTACCTTTAAAAGCCGAAGAACTCAAAGCTGTTCCCTTAGTTGAGGAAATTGAGCCATTTCGCTTAGTGAAATTTTCTGGTGAACAAGCTTGGGTGGCTTTACCTGGTTGGCAAGTTTTATTAGCAGCAGAAGACCCAGTAACGATTTTAGCAACGAGCGATCGCTTTCCTAAACAGAATCAAACTGAGCCTGGGCCTGTATTAGTAGTGGTAGATCGTTCTCAACGAGAATGGAATGATTTTAGTTATTTCGTCGTAGATCACGACGGCGAATTAGATTTTCAGTGGTTTGAAACTAAACCAGAGTTTCCCATATTGGGAAAAGTGATTATTCTGGTTCGTCCTCGGAGAATTTTAGATGAAAACGTAACTAAAGACTCTTGGCAAATTGACGAGTAA
- a CDS encoding response regulator, which translates to MADAVTEIQTGRRQSATLERAKKLKILVVDDEPDNLDLLYRTFRRDFNVLKADSGLSALEVLAAEGEVAVIISDQRMPEMKGTEFLSKTVPQFPDTVRIILTGFTDIEDLVEAINAGQVYKYITKPWDPGELKAVVQRAAETYDLLKQRTEELRRANAQMSLLTVLVQVTQASNSLEAILTPIATAFAESFAVNACILQMLEGQTLSTIQGFYSQQGTVNNWLNQDPLTNEAIATGQIQVAANIAKDPKLASISQYQDNGIQSHVVIPITYRNEMLGVLSLQWQQPISLREDELTLIHLSAQLVAIALTSSRCSL; encoded by the coding sequence ATGGCTGATGCTGTTACCGAAATCCAGACTGGTCGCCGTCAATCGGCAACTTTAGAACGAGCAAAAAAACTAAAAATTTTAGTAGTTGATGATGAGCCAGATAATTTAGATTTGCTTTATCGCACTTTTCGCCGAGATTTTAATGTCCTCAAAGCTGATAGCGGATTAAGTGCCTTAGAAGTATTGGCCGCAGAAGGAGAAGTAGCGGTTATTATCTCCGATCAGCGAATGCCAGAAATGAAAGGAACTGAGTTTTTGAGTAAAACTGTGCCTCAGTTCCCCGATACAGTGAGAATCATTCTGACTGGTTTTACGGATATTGAAGACTTGGTAGAGGCGATTAATGCTGGGCAAGTCTACAAGTATATTACTAAGCCTTGGGACCCTGGTGAACTTAAAGCAGTTGTCCAGAGGGCAGCAGAAACCTATGATTTGCTCAAGCAAAGGACAGAGGAACTACGCCGTGCTAATGCCCAAATGTCACTGTTAACAGTTTTGGTACAGGTGACACAAGCCTCAAATAGTTTAGAAGCAATTCTGACACCCATTGCCACGGCATTTGCTGAAAGTTTTGCCGTCAATGCTTGTATTTTACAAATGTTAGAAGGGCAAACCTTAAGCACAATACAAGGCTTTTACAGTCAGCAAGGCACTGTCAATAACTGGCTAAATCAAGACCCACTGACAAACGAAGCGATCGCTACTGGTCAAATTCAGGTAGCTGCCAATATTGCCAAAGACCCCAAATTAGCCAGCATCAGCCAATATCAAGATAACGGTATTCAGTCCCATGTAGTCATCCCCATTACTTACCGTAATGAGATGTTAGGTGTACTGTCCCTCCAGTGGCAACAACCAATCTCTTTACGGGAAGATGAATTAACACTCATCCATCTATCAGCCCAACTGGTAGCGATCGCCCTGACTAGTAGTCGCTGTAGTTTATAG
- the ubiE gene encoding bifunctional demethylmenaquinone methyltransferase/2-methoxy-6-polyprenyl-1,4-benzoquinol methylase UbiE encodes MTNKIRAIFDRIAPVYDQLNDWLSLGQHRIWKEMAIKWTGAKPGDTCLDLCCGSGDLALRLARRVGSTGQVSGVDFSANLLETAKQRAQSQYPQPNISWVEANVLDLPFKDNQFDAATMGYGLRNVTDIPRSLQELHRVLKPNAKAAILDFHRPNNQQFRTFQQWYLDSIVVPLADRLGVKEEYAYISPSLDRFPIGKEQVEIALKVGFTSATHYPIANGMMGVLIISK; translated from the coding sequence ATGACAAACAAAATTCGTGCTATTTTTGACCGTATTGCCCCCGTCTACGACCAGTTGAATGATTGGCTAAGTCTAGGACAGCATCGCATCTGGAAAGAAATGGCGATTAAATGGACTGGGGCTAAACCAGGAGATACTTGCTTAGATTTATGTTGCGGGAGTGGAGATTTAGCCCTACGTCTAGCACGGCGTGTAGGCTCAACAGGCCAAGTATCTGGTGTGGATTTCTCTGCTAACCTGCTAGAAACTGCTAAACAACGCGCCCAATCACAATACCCCCAACCTAATATCTCTTGGGTAGAAGCCAATGTCCTTGATTTACCGTTTAAGGATAATCAATTTGATGCGGCAACAATGGGCTACGGCTTAAGAAATGTTACAGATATTCCCCGTAGCCTGCAAGAACTACACCGCGTACTCAAACCCAATGCAAAAGCAGCCATCTTAGATTTTCATCGCCCCAACAATCAACAATTCCGTACCTTTCAGCAGTGGTACTTAGATAGTATAGTTGTACCACTAGCCGATCGCCTGGGAGTCAAAGAAGAATATGCTTATATCAGCCCCAGCTTAGACCGCTTCCCCATTGGCAAAGAACAAGTAGAAATAGCCCTTAAAGTTGGTTTTACCTCAGCCACACACTACCCCATTGCGAACGGTATGATGGGAGTATTGATAATTAGTAAATAG
- a CDS encoding DUF445 domain-containing protein, translating to MNWSHLWLYVSPPILGGIIGYFTNDIAIKMLFRPYRAIYIGGRRVPFTPGLIPRNQERLAKNISDTIMGSLLTPDELQKLARRLLKTERVQGAILWLLQLAIDQIKTDTDKKSAKIVAGILRDLIGESLPRLLKVLARREDFLEAQINQIFDQILLELQLSEEQASRLADWFLEVVLPPDVIRQAIVDFLTDRTIQIIDESFREKTSGTYWVVANLFGLRNTLTRLRTFCLDEKEATNNRLTELIQDLQMRDRFRKILQNLTLQNLPIGTVRQLRKTTRETVRQYVQTSGSDLLQGLTDSINWENIAELLLNRLSNSPVVISSLEVVSQELALILERYLEKDLEAIVAQVIPILSIDQVIVDRVKSTSPADLEAAIEGIVKNELQAIVSLGGILGLIVGLFQTAFFIFSQQ from the coding sequence GTGAATTGGTCACATCTTTGGCTGTATGTATCTCCCCCAATATTGGGTGGAATTATTGGCTATTTCACGAATGATATAGCTATCAAAATGCTATTTCGTCCCTACCGAGCAATTTATATTGGGGGACGAAGAGTGCCATTCACACCCGGATTGATTCCTCGCAACCAGGAACGTTTGGCAAAGAATATTTCCGATACAATCATGGGGTCACTACTGACACCCGATGAATTGCAAAAACTGGCACGGCGTTTATTGAAAACCGAGCGTGTACAAGGTGCTATTCTCTGGTTGTTGCAACTTGCCATAGATCAAATTAAAACCGATACAGATAAGAAAAGCGCCAAAATTGTAGCGGGTATTTTGCGGGATTTGATAGGGGAATCATTGCCTCGCTTACTCAAGGTGTTGGCAAGAAGAGAAGATTTTTTAGAAGCACAAATTAATCAGATTTTTGATCAGATCCTCCTGGAATTACAACTCAGTGAAGAACAAGCCAGCAGACTAGCCGATTGGTTCTTAGAAGTTGTTTTGCCGCCAGATGTTATCCGGCAAGCGATTGTAGATTTCTTAACCGATCGCACAATTCAAATTATTGACGAAAGTTTCCGGGAAAAAACCAGTGGTACTTATTGGGTAGTAGCAAATCTGTTTGGTTTACGTAACACACTTACAAGGTTACGTACCTTTTGTCTAGATGAAAAAGAAGCGACTAACAATCGTTTAACAGAATTAATTCAAGATTTGCAGATGCGCGATCGCTTCAGAAAAATCTTGCAGAATTTAACATTGCAAAATTTACCCATTGGTACAGTCAGACAACTGCGAAAAACCACAAGAGAAACTGTTCGTCAATATGTTCAAACCAGTGGTAGCGACTTACTACAAGGATTAACAGATTCTATCAACTGGGAAAATATCGCCGAATTGCTGTTAAATCGTCTGAGTAATTCACCAGTGGTTATCAGTTCTTTAGAAGTCGTCAGCCAGGAATTAGCTCTAATTTTAGAACGATACCTAGAAAAAGATTTAGAGGCTATTGTTGCCCAGGTAATTCCTATTTTGTCTATAGATCAGGTAATTGTTGACCGCGTAAAATCAACTTCACCTGCTGATTTAGAGGCAGCAATTGAGGGAATTGTGAAAAACGAATTACAGGCAATTGTTAGTTTAGGTGGAATATTAGGCTTAATAGTCGGACTATTTCAAACAGCATTTTTCATTTTTAGCCAACAGTAA
- a CDS encoding bile acid:sodium symporter family protein yields the protein MQANVFTNVILPLALAIIMLGMGLSLQIEDFKRITKYPKAVSIGSATQLILLPIMGFLVAKVVPMQPEIAVGLVILSLCPGGPSSNMITYLAQGDVALSVTLTVVSSMVTIFTIPIFANLALQHFLGQTAAIALPIGSTMLQIFLITIVPIGLGMYIKRIFPATALRLEKATNRLAIAFLALIILILVIREWNRIPGFIVQVGVGVVILNILAMLSGWCMSKFFKLNIPQQICVAIEVGIQNGTLAIAITAGLLQNEDMAIPAAIYSLFMNLTAFAAIYYGRKLSATNSVSNHLVGKV from the coding sequence ATGCAGGCAAATGTGTTTACTAATGTGATTTTGCCTTTAGCCCTAGCGATTATCATGCTGGGAATGGGGCTATCTTTGCAAATAGAAGACTTTAAACGTATCACTAAATATCCTAAAGCAGTCTCGATTGGTTCGGCAACTCAGCTAATTCTTTTACCAATCATGGGCTTTTTAGTTGCTAAAGTTGTGCCGATGCAGCCAGAAATTGCTGTGGGATTGGTCATCTTGTCTTTGTGTCCAGGCGGCCCTTCATCGAATATGATTACCTACCTCGCTCAAGGTGATGTGGCATTGTCGGTGACCCTGACTGTTGTCAGCAGTATGGTTACAATATTTACCATTCCTATATTTGCCAATTTAGCACTCCAGCATTTTTTGGGACAAACGGCAGCGATCGCCTTACCCATTGGTTCCACAATGCTACAAATATTTTTAATTACAATTGTGCCGATTGGGTTGGGAATGTATATCAAGCGCATCTTTCCCGCAACAGCTTTGCGCTTAGAAAAAGCAACTAATCGCTTGGCGATCGCCTTTTTGGCTTTAATTATTTTGATCCTTGTAATTCGTGAATGGAACCGTATCCCTGGCTTTATTGTGCAAGTGGGTGTGGGAGTAGTAATTTTGAATATCCTCGCCATGTTGTCGGGATGGTGTATGAGTAAATTCTTCAAACTCAACATCCCTCAGCAAATTTGTGTCGCTATTGAAGTGGGAATTCAAAACGGTACACTAGCGATCGCCATCACGGCTGGACTGCTACAAAACGAAGATATGGCGATTCCTGCGGCTATTTATAGCTTATTTATGAATCTCACGGCTTTTGCCGCCATTTACTATGGTAGAAAGTTATCCGCAACTAATTCTGTGAGTAATCATTTAGTTGGTAAAGTCTAA
- the pgeF gene encoding peptidoglycan editing factor PgeF, with protein sequence MHTWHWHNWEGLPYLSCSLLKDWQHGFFTQQFWPRSPHELTKVLHPEALAYRLKQVHGNTVLTPQEVDNHSDGNTDDSALASADGLVSQQPLQAIWVASADCTPVLIGDVETGQVAALHAGWRGTAQKIVPQAIARMQTHGTQLADLRIAMGPAIAGEVYQVSVNVAAEIGASITSHEDAHTIINSLHELPHSPLLADPEPGRVRVDVRRVNALQLENLGISVEQIAIAPYCTYQTPEHFFSYRREKQKKVQWSGIVSH encoded by the coding sequence ATGCACACTTGGCACTGGCACAATTGGGAAGGACTACCTTACCTGAGTTGTAGTCTCTTAAAAGATTGGCAACACGGCTTTTTTACACAGCAATTTTGGCCGCGATCGCCCCATGAATTAACAAAGGTGCTGCACCCAGAAGCATTAGCATATCGCTTGAAGCAGGTGCATGGCAATACTGTTCTCACGCCGCAAGAAGTTGACAATCACAGTGATGGCAATACTGATGATTCGGCTTTAGCCTCTGCTGATGGTTTGGTGAGTCAGCAACCCTTACAAGCGATCTGGGTAGCCAGTGCCGATTGTACACCCGTGTTGATTGGAGACGTGGAAACTGGGCAAGTCGCCGCACTCCATGCCGGTTGGCGGGGTACAGCCCAGAAAATTGTCCCCCAGGCGATCGCCCGGATGCAAACACACGGCACTCAGTTAGCCGATTTACGCATTGCAATGGGGCCAGCCATCGCCGGTGAGGTTTACCAAGTTTCTGTCAATGTCGCCGCCGAAATTGGGGCTAGTATTACATCACATGAAGACGCTCACACAATCATCAACTCATTACATGAGCTACCCCATTCACCCTTGCTAGCTGACCCAGAACCAGGAAGGGTGAGGGTTGATGTCAGACGAGTCAATGCTTTGCAGCTAGAAAACTTAGGTATTAGCGTAGAGCAAATAGCGATCGCACCTTATTGTACATACCAAACCCCAGAGCATTTCTTCTCTTATCGTCGTGAAAAACAGAAAAAAGTGCAGTGGTCAGGGATTGTTAGTCATTAG